ttctttctaatgtttaagtcttttttttttttttttttttttaatgtgtgaatGTAATTACTGCCTGAGAACACTGAATATTCCTGTCTTggtcaacatacaaaaaacacAGGAAATGATGACAGCCTGACAAGATCTGGTAAGTTTGCATACTACAGCTTCATCACAACTTTATTGTTTGTTTCTATCAAATATTCCATGGGGATTTAAAAAAGTGACAATATTTgtaggggtttttttttctttcttttttttagttcaatcttttctttctGGAAGATCAGCTACTCGAGTAATAATCACACCTCTGAAGGAACAGTTAAGAGATTTATTCTAAATAAAGTACTCTAAGAATTTATTTCTCTCAGCGTAAGTTTCTTCGTTTTCCAACTCATATTTCTTCATAGCAACAAAATATCGAATAAAAGTTTCTCCTAGAGCCTGTCTCAGACATTGATCTTCCTCTAGCGCCACAAGGGCATCTGCCAGTTTCAAAGGAATCTCAGAAGGTTTAAACTGGTAGAAGTCCGTGCTGTCATCGGGCTCAGCCAAGACACCATCGCTGCTTTGAAGTCCGTCCAAGCCTGCAGCAATAGTAGCAGCCAGCACCAGGTAAGGGTTTGCTGTCGCTGAGCCTAGTTTATTTTCAATCCGGGTGCCTTTCTCACCGTGACACTTGATATTGAAAGCACAGCTGTTATCATTGTATCCCCATGTTGTAGGCACACTCTCCCTCAGGTCTCTTCTGTCCTTGGAATAACGCTTTCGGCAGCTAACTGCAGGTGCCATCAGGCAGCTGAGAGCCGCAGAGTGCTTCAAGAGTCCGGCCAACCATTTTTTCCCAGTCATTGTAAGCTCTTCAACTCCAGAACTGCTGCAGAATACATTTTGCTTTTCACTGACATCCCAAAGACTATGAGACAAAATTCCCGAATTGCAGAATCCAGTCTCAATGAAAAAACTGGTGATGTAATTATATTTCCTTCCCAATTCTTTGACACCTGTTCTTAGGGTAAATGCATTATCAGCTGCACTGATGCCAAATTCTGGCAGAAAACAGATTTCCATGTGACCAGGCCTGGAGTAGGAGGAAAAGCTCTCAACATTGGCTCCAATTTGATACAAGCCATCAATGAGTTCGTGCATAAAGGGTTGCTCATGATTATTGAGTAACGGCGAAACAGGAAAAGATATGGTCTTCGAGTTGATAATTTCTGGCACACCAAAAATGCAGAAATCATAGATGAAGGCAGAGCACAGGGAAAAACCAGAGCCCTGCAAGTGGCTCAGCTGCCTCTTTGCAATGTACCTTGGAGAAGTCAACAGAGGATCTCCGGTCACAGTGAATGTATCACATATCACTCTTGCAGTTCTCTCGGCCCATGGCAAAACTCTAAAGGTTGATAACTCTGGCATCAGGACTATGTCGCTATTAAAACATGTTGCTCTTATGTGATTCACTTCATTGTCTTTAAGGTTTGGCATCAATTCAAGATAACCTCTGGGCATATAAACTCCATGGATCACTTTTTCCTAAACAAGAAAAGGATACAGTAATTTGGTTTTGAAacgtgaaaacaaacaaaagcattgaAAAGAGTTTTTCTAATAGGTGGATGTAGGGAATGAGTGTTTAACATCTGTTGGTTAACACTACTTGTTATCagataaattttttaatatttttaaatcaaactCCCCAAAGGTATTTTTATAAACAACTCTTAACATTTCTAATCTTAAAGGTTTTACATGCTCTGAGAGccaaaaatattcataaaaaagGTGTGATAATAAAGAAAATCTCTTTAtatcaaaagacaaaaataaagccTTGTCAAATTATTTCAAACTATCATAACCAAATATACTCTTTAGAACACTTTTTGATGGCATAGATGCTGACATTTCAAGTAAGGCATTATTTTGGGTTATCCCATTGTAATCCCAGTAGTTAACAGACTCTCAAAAGTCTTCAGTAAAGAACTCTCAATCTTCTCAGAGAGCCAACTGTGGTCAGTCCTATGGTACCCAGGACAGTTGTCCTAACACCAGAAGAATCACAGCAGCTGACAGTGACAGTCTTCTCTTCATTCGCTTTTACAGGCCGCTTAAGAATTAACTACCTCACTGTCTCAGAGACCCAGAAATCCTGCCTGCAAACGTGGACCTATATCTCCAAAATTATAGCTTTACCCATGAACTGGGTGAAAGCAAACCTGACTTCTAGTCCTGGCTCTTTCATTACTTAATTGTGTGGAGTTGGGCAAGTTGCTAGCAGTCTATTTGCCTCGGCTTCCATTTCTGTAAAACAAAACTGTTAGAACAAGATGATTGCTAAAGCACTTTCTAGCCATATACCTCTAGGGTTCAGtgaatttgttcatttatttaacttTTGCTATGTGCCGGAAGCATAAAAGTGATGAGGCTATAAAGttgaacagacctataaaacaaattcTAGACATTGTGTAATAGTACTATCAACAAGGCTTCATGTGTTGAAGGTGGTTGATGGGTGGGGAAAAAGCCTTGACTATAAAGTTTGTTTCCCATGATGTCAGCGAGCATCATGAAGTTAATAAAACATCCAAACGTTCTACAAGCCTGAGTTTTTATTgttcttattgttaggtgccacctagtcaatttcaactcatagcaaccctgtgtacaacagaaggaaacactgcccattgttgcgccattctcacaattgttattcttgagcccatcattgcaccactgtgacaatccatctcgctgagggccttccctttttttgctaaccctctactttgccaagtatgatgtccttctccagggactggtacctcctgataacgtgtccaaagtatatgagatgaagtctcaccatcactgcttcttaggagcattctggctgtagttcttccaagaccaatttgttcattcttctggcagtccatggtatagtcaatattcttcaccaacaccacaattcaaaggcatcaattcttctttggtcttccttatttattgtccagattttgcacacatatgaggccaTCGAAAatacggcttgagtcaggcaagCACACTttggtcctcaaaatgacatctttgctttttaacattttaaagaggtcttttgcagcagatttgcttaatgcaaattgatttcttgactgatgcttccatggacattgatt
This is a stretch of genomic DNA from Elephas maximus indicus isolate mEleMax1 chromosome 1, mEleMax1 primary haplotype, whole genome shotgun sequence. It encodes these proteins:
- the LGSN gene encoding lengsin; this encodes MRDTTRDEGNETEDCRINKLRRTRKKVTKPHVSSTEIEEMDLSISEERIGKQMLCNKLGDASQPVVGPGSAESDQPPDDRNSKEQVMVIKPSLPKVSVSTSGSEFHLNSSHTDHTRDSTQFPTLSQLSSRMKHIKQEMTTDHLQFVRFEATDLHGVSRSKSIPAHFFQEKVIHGVYMPRGYLELMPNLKDNEVNHIRATCFNSDIVLMPELSTFRVLPWAERTARVICDTFTVTGDPLLTSPRYIAKRQLSHLQGSGFSLCSAFIYDFCIFGVPEIINSKTISFPVSPLLNNHEQPFMHELIDGLYQIGANVESFSSYSRPGHMEICFLPEFGISAADNAFTLRTGVKELGRKYNYITSFFIETGFCNSGILSHSLWDVSEKQNVFCSSSGVEELTMTGKKWLAGLLKHSAALSCLMAPAVSCRKRYSKDRRDLRESVPTTWGYNDNSCAFNIKCHGEKGTRIENKLGSATANPYLVLAATIAAGLDGLQSSDGVLAEPDDSTDFYQFKPSEIPLKLADALVALEEDQCLRQALGETFIRYFVAMKKYELENEETYAERNKFLEYFI